In Planctomycetota bacterium, a genomic segment contains:
- a CDS encoding DUF4038 domain-containing protein, translating to MRLCVNQGSHFLCDGGSPFFYLADTAWLLFNKLTEDDARKLFVDRSSKGFTVVQACVFRDLFKPNTANVAGVKPFASDDDMRAVRLNPDWVAHVVRVTKIAAEYGLTMGLLPTWGDKWNEHSNSAGPVIMDRASAREYCCGLSDALGECENVIWILGGDSPVRTQAEADTIRAMADGIRSGRSADHLISFHPEGQSSSAIFHSEPWLDFNAIQSSHFKPNFPNYLHIERLHAERPTKPVIDLEANYERIPMFLTAWHGLQPKMDVVFSAYDVRKAYYRSVLAGAAGHTYGCEPIRQVHRKGDKVHGAEGESMMTWDVALGEPGSGQLKLLKDTLLSRSYFTRTPAQELLRSYTQQPAWADPMGVGIPFAAQENTDPVSHIRVARCTNGSYLYVYMPVRQLLYLDVSGLASKHLRLTAHDPASGDVVDTFDFDMPRVEDTGATYATRVEDGMLFYVPRTDLDSFIIIDAI from the coding sequence ATGCGATTGTGCGTTAATCAAGGGAGTCACTTTTTGTGCGATGGTGGCTCCCCGTTTTTCTACCTTGCTGACACGGCGTGGTTGTTGTTCAACAAGCTTACCGAGGACGATGCACGCAAGCTCTTTGTCGACCGAAGTTCGAAGGGTTTCACCGTCGTACAGGCGTGTGTGTTTCGGGATCTCTTCAAGCCGAACACGGCGAACGTCGCGGGGGTTAAGCCGTTCGCGAGCGATGACGACATGCGGGCGGTTCGGCTCAATCCGGACTGGGTCGCGCATGTCGTGCGCGTGACCAAGATCGCCGCGGAGTACGGGCTGACGATGGGGCTCTTGCCGACGTGGGGGGACAAGTGGAACGAGCACTCGAACTCGGCCGGGCCGGTGATCATGGACCGAGCATCGGCGCGTGAGTACTGCTGCGGCTTGTCGGACGCGCTGGGCGAGTGCGAGAACGTCATCTGGATTCTCGGCGGCGACAGCCCGGTCCGCACGCAGGCCGAGGCCGACACGATCCGCGCGATGGCCGACGGCATCCGCAGCGGGCGTAGCGCCGATCACCTGATCAGTTTCCACCCCGAAGGACAAAGCTCATCGGCGATCTTCCACAGCGAGCCGTGGCTCGACTTCAACGCGATCCAGTCGAGCCACTTCAAGCCGAACTTCCCCAACTACCTGCACATCGAGCGGCTGCATGCCGAGCGGCCGACCAAGCCGGTGATCGACCTCGAGGCAAACTACGAACGCATCCCGATGTTCCTGACTGCATGGCACGGGTTGCAGCCGAAGATGGACGTGGTCTTCAGCGCGTACGACGTGCGCAAGGCGTACTACCGAAGCGTGCTGGCCGGGGCGGCGGGGCACACCTACGGCTGCGAGCCGATACGGCAGGTGCATCGCAAGGGTGACAAGGTGCACGGCGCCGAGGGGGAGTCGATGATGACGTGGGACGTCGCGCTCGGCGAGCCGGGCAGCGGACAGTTGAAGCTGCTCAAGGACACGTTGCTTTCGCGCAGCTACTTCACACGCACACCGGCGCAGGAACTGCTGCGGAGTTACACCCAGCAACCCGCCTGGGCCGACCCAATGGGCGTGGGCATCCCGTTCGCCGCGCAGGAAAACACCGACCCGGTCAGCCACATCCGCGTCGCGAGGTGTACGAACGGTTCGTACCTCTACGTCTACATGCCCGTGCGGCAGCTGCTCTACCTCGACGTCTCCGGCCTCGCGTCGAAGCACCTACGCCTCACCGCCCATGACCCCGCCAGCGGCGACGTTGTCGACACGTTCGACTTCGACATGCCCAGGGTCGAAGACACCGGCGCGACCTATGCGACGCGGGTTGAAGATGGCATGCTGTTCTACGTGCCGCGGACCGACCTCGACAGCTTCATCATCATCGACGCGATCTGA